The sequence ctttacagagggagtactaaattgCCTGGTCTGCTAACCTTCTTCATTTTATCTACTAATATCTACTTTGATCTACACTGTTAAAAGTCTAATTTGTTGTAGAAGGGCAACTATAGAGTCCCTTGCCGAGTAACCACTATGGAGAGCAATTAGGGGCTATGTCGCCTACTAATTAAAATGATGGTATGTGCAAATAATCATATGGAGCAGTCAGCCATACAAGAAAAAAGAGCAAGGCAACTAATTAGAATGGTGGCATGCACAAATAATCCTATGGAGCAGTCACCCATATAAAAAACAAAAGCAAGGCAACTAATTAGAATGGCGGCATGTGCAAATAATCATATGGAGCAGTCACCCATATAAGAAACAAGAGCAAGCTAGACAACTAATTAGAATGATGGAATGTGCAAATAATTGTACTGGACAGTCGCTCATATAAGAAACAAGAGCAAGGTAACTAATTAAAATGATGCCATGTTAATCCTATGGAACAGTTGACCAAAaagaagggattgagcatcatgtGCACCTGCTCTCGTCCTCAGAGACAGCTTCAATGAACTCAACTAGATCCGCTGCTACCTTCAACCCAGATTTTTGGTCCTTTATACCCCGCAATATGCCAGAGTAAGCCTTGCATATTCCCTGTCTAAGCTGGTTACCGTAATCAACCTTATCCTCATCAGAAACATTGGCATAATATCTTGGGTTAGCAGCTTCTTTCAGCTTTTTCCTAACAGCCTGCAGGTGGTACTCCTCAAAATGCTTGCCGATAGCAAGAGCGATCTCTCCAAAGCATGCCAAAATTTGAGGTTTAAGCTTAGGTTTTGAGAGACCTTCGTAAAGAACATCCATCATATCATCACAGCATGGCAGGATTTCATCTCCCAAGACATGAAAGATAGTACCAATCACCTCTAAATAGATAGGGGAGAATAGCTTCACGCTGTAATACTGCAAAAATATTGGCATGTGATCCAGAAACTTTGGACCGACGGCACGAGCCAGAGCACCAACAGCAAGCGCTGCTTTATCACGTGCGGTAGAACAGTCGCAGGTCAGGACACGGCAAAACTGAAGCGACATAGACTGAGCAGACTCCCTAACCTTGTCCGCGTGAAGCGAATTGCCCAGTTTCTCGATTATGGCATGCAGTACGTCACACAGCAACGCCTGAAGATTTTGCCTGTTAGTCTTGTCATCTGATGAAATTGCTTTGGCATCAAGCGCTGTGTTTAATCTTCGCATGATACGAGGCATCAAATCCATAATAGCTATTACAGCTTCAAAATCCCATATGTTGCTTACTCTCACAATCTCAATCAATGCGCCATAAGCAGATGCAGATGCAGGAAGCCCGAAAGGGGTCTTCTTATCAAGTTCCGAAGCAGAAAGGATAGCATCGATAACACCACTAAGAAAAGGTGAAAGTTCAGATGAGATTTTCTTTTTTGAATGGTCTACCTCAGATGAGATTGGCACATCATAACCTCGGGCAAGAAAATATATAGCTTCACAGACTTCCTTGGACACTTCTGGAACATCTTTACCCCTCTTTGATAACGCAGCCATGATGCGAGGAAAGTCTTCATTTGTGAAAAATCTTTTATCAAGAGCTGGAGAATGCAGAAGCTCAAACACCTGCCCAAGAGTGCATGTAGCGGTGCCTCTTATCTCCATGTGTGGGTCTTCCATCTTGTCCATCAACAAACCGACCACAGGAGCGAGTTTTTCAATAGAAGGCCCTTCAAGGATAACGCCTAGTACAGAAATAGCTGTCTTGCGACTACGCCAATCTGCCACTTTGATGTTACCCTCGATAAACTGCCTTGCAAATGGGACAACTGCATCCCCGATAGTTCTAGCGACGAGGCCTAGGCATGTCATAGCACTCATGAAGATGTTCAGTTCATCAACATCTCTTTCTTGGTGTAACGACAGAGTTTGTAGCAGAAGTGGAACAAGTGAACAAAGGGGATTCTCAAGGAAGTGACAATCTGCGGTCAATATAACACGAGGAAAGCGTTTTCTTTTTTCTCGGAGTTTAATCACTTTTCTACAAATAGTGCTCCAGAACTCGATACATTCGAGCACAGCTGTTTCGTCCACACCTCCTTCCAAGCCCAAAGCTTCAGTTGTAAGGCTGAGTGTGGTTTCCATGTAAGGTTCTAACTCCATATAATATTTGGATGCGATTGCAGTAAGGCAGCCGAATGCTGCATGCTTGACCTCCACTGCTTCATCGGATTTAGCTGCATCAGATATTGCAGTCATTATACGATTTCTGCAATCATCATCACTTGCAAAGTCAGCAAACTTATGAACATTCTGTAGAGCTTTAACCGCCGCAACACGGACTTGAAAACTTTTCTCTGCCTGGTGGTTCATTGCCCGGATGACGGCATCCAGAACACCATTAATTGTGTCTTTCTCGAACCTCAAGGTCTTCTCCTCAAACACATGCTCCAGCGCCTCTAGAGTTGCTTGCTTTAGTGTAGCAGGAGAAGCACCCTGCGGTGCCATGTTGTGCAGTAATCTGCCAATGAGGTCTTGCCACCCCTGGGAGGGTATCTCAATATATGCAAGCCTGCCAATAATCTGTGATGAGGCATGCCTCGCCTGAGGAGCCAAAGATCCTAGTGTTATCAGCAATGACTCCTTAATCTGGGATTTGATACATTGATCCAGGTTGTTCCATTGTTCGATGAGGATGCTGTTATCTTCAGAATACTTTCCTTCCACAGAATTCTTCAGCATAATGCCAGCAAGGCATCTGCACTCGGGCGGACTTGCATCACTCGAGAGCTCTGCTGATAATGACAGGAGGAAGTTGGGACGATTACGCTCCTGGAGCTGCTTGAGTTTGCATTCTGCTACTAGCCTTATGTTGTTATCCGGATCCTGAGCATCTTTTAGAATCTGAGTGATATTATCCATAGCTGGCTGTATCAACTGTCCGTCCTGGCAAACATGAAAAAAAGCATCCAGAATGGTTCAGttagaaatagaaaaggaaaagaaagcaGCCTGGTTACACACAAACTAACAAAGAAAATGGTAACGAACCGTCCTAAGAAAGGGCCACTAGACAAATTTGACATATAATAGCTTAATCGGACGTGTGCAAAGAGAACCACGAGTATGGATGGATGTAAAATAAATAAATGAGCAGCAGGATCGAGTGGCACCAATAGACCACCATTGCTAAGCTAGTTAATTAATATCCCATCCGGCAAGTAGGGATTTAGCTATCCCAAATTAATCCTGGCTGAACAGAGCCATGTATATAAGCTCATACATAGCCTGCTGAGTGAAGTTATACTAGTATACGGTAAGTTAAAGAGCGTAAAAATGCAAGGACTAGGAGAGCTGCtgacaccggaacagagcaaagaGAGGAGGGAGTTTCTGGACCAAGCTGCATGGTCCTAATATAAGCTCCAGCTAGCCCGTCAGATAGATGTAACCCAAGAACTTACTGAAGCATGGATATCCGTTCGGGCCTAATCAAGGTGAGATTGAGATTAGCTAGCTAACAGACTCTGTGTGTTTTTACAATGTTTATTTATTGGAGCACATACAGGCTCCAATATATATACACCCAAAACGTGCTTTGGAACATTAACTGCGAAAAATCCTAGCTAGCGAAATAATACCAGCGTACAAAAACACAATACATATATACGTTGAACAGTGCATTCTTTCAACATGTAAAATAAAATAGTATACTAAGCTGAAGCAGCAGATTAAGAACAAAGACTGTACGTACATATACGCAGATactatatagtactccctctatcctAAAATTCTTGTCATAGATTTGCCTAGATACAGATGTAtttaatactaaaacgtgacttgatacatccgtatttagacagatccaagacaagaattttgggacggaggaagtacaaagAAAGAATGAGGACGAAACCTGATTGAAATCAAGGTGTTTCTTCTAATTATATATAGATTGAGAAAGTAAACAAATTCCTTGGTGAAGTACAATTGCAAGCAAGCGACGCGGAAAGAAAAGATTAATTAATTTCCTTgttccataataataataataataatatatataaaGAAACTAAATGAAGTAGCGCTGTGATGCGGTGTGCGTAGCCAGGGTGGATATATGATGTAGTGTATATAACCAGAAGAGGCCATTTGACTAGTAATTCTAGGGATTCTGCTGTGCTGGACTTTGGGTCTAACCTAAcctaatctaatctaatctaatgcATGGAGTGCTTAATTAAACAATCAATTAATAATTATATAGGCTTCTCCAACGGGGAGAGAAGGAAGGAATGCCGTCCGTCCATCCCCATGCGTGATGGACGAGGATGTAGCTAGAGAGCGAAAAGTTAGGTTTCTTCCGGGAGCTAGCGTCAAGCCAACTTGACTTGTGGGATCGGACCGACGGGGCCAGAGGTTCGGGATTCGACGGGATTCCAAGCAGGGAAGGAGACTGAGGAGGCGGctagggctagggttagggttaggcgtCGAGCCAGAGCCAGAGCCGAGAGAGGTGGGGGCAAAACGAACCAAGGCACGCGGATCTTACCAGCGGGGCGGGGGCGGGATCTCCGctcgctcccgctcccgctcccggtggaggggaggcggtggcggtcgcggcgagcggccggcggtgTGGATTGGGACCGTCCGTggtttcttgttttcttttcggCATTGGGATCGGTCTAACTAAATAAAATCGTGTTTGACTCCTCTAGTTAATCCACGTATACAGCAATTTTGGTTCTCGGTAACCCAGGATTTTTGCGTTTGTGGAAAAAACGAGTATCCATCATGTTTCTAAAAACACGGTTGCCATCTACCGGGTCACAACTAATTCTTGTCTCCTCGTTTTTCTCAACAACCTCGTGGCTTCCTTTCCTCTACTTctataaaaaaatatataattgatgatgatggtgtgcctgctatATTGCATTCACGGCCGTTTGATTTATATCCAATGCCCACGAAACAATCTATGGCCGTTTTACGGGAAGAAACCCATCATTATGTTACACATTTATAGATAAAACCTCGTCTCTCGCTCTCAGCCTATCTCTCACCCGACCTCATCCAACGCATACAAATGTTGATAGCATATTTAAAAACTTGTTtgcaacattttttaaatgttcacGACTTCACGTGTCTCAGAGAATATACGTGACATTATAAGGAAAAAAAGGTTAATCGTGTATTTGGAAAAATGGTGAATGTATATCAAATGAATGTTTCAGATGTATATGAAAAATACACAATGtttatgaaaaaagtagacatcaaacatGTATTTGAAAGAAAATGTTAATAATTGTATTTAATcactccgcccgccgccgccggaggaggccAACGGGCAAAGCCCGCTCggcggacggcggtggcggggcaccCTCGTCGCGCGCCGCGCGTCTTCGGCCCTGGACGAAGGCCTGCATCCGGCGGCGGCTGCGTCTGGCCAGCACaggcaagccggggcggcggccccgggctcggcggcggcgc comes from Triticum aestivum cultivar Chinese Spring chromosome 5B, IWGSC CS RefSeq v2.1, whole genome shotgun sequence and encodes:
- the LOC123110379 gene encoding importin subunit beta-1, with protein sequence MPKRKQETTDGPNPHRRPLAATATASPPPGAGAGASGDPAPAPLDGQLIQPAMDNITQILKDAQDPDNNIRLVAECKLKQLQERNRPNFLLSLSAELSSDASPPECRCLAGIMLKNSVEGKYSEDNSILIEQWNNLDQCIKSQIKESLLITLGSLAPQARHASSQIIGRLAYIEIPSQGWQDLIGRLLHNMAPQGASPATLKQATLEALEHVFEEKTLRFEKDTINGVLDAVIRAMNHQAEKSFQVRVAAVKALQNVHKFADFASDDDCRNRIMTAISDAAKSDEAVEVKHAAFGCLTAIASKYYMELEPYMETTLSLTTEALGLEGGVDETAVLECIEFWSTICRKVIKLREKRKRFPRVILTADCHFLENPLCSLVPLLLQTLSLHQERDVDELNIFMSAMTCLGLVARTIGDAVVPFARQFIEGNIKVADWRSRKTAISVLGVILEGPSIEKLAPVVGLLMDKMEDPHMEIRGTATCTLGQVFELLHSPALDKRFFTNEDFPRIMAALSKRGKDVPEVSKEVCEAIYFLARGYDVPISSEVDHSKKKISSELSPFLSGVIDAILSASELDKKTPFGLPASASAYGALIEIVRVSNIWDFEAVIAIMDLMPRIMRRLNTALDAKAISSDDKTNRQNLQALLCDVLHAIIEKLGNSLHADKVRESAQSMSLQFCRVLTCDCSTARDKAALAVGALARAVGPKFLDHMPIFLQYYSVKLFSPIYLEVIGTIFHVLGDEILPCCDDMMDVLYEGLSKPKLKPQILACFGEIALAIGKHFEEYHLQAVRKKLKEAANPRYYANVSDEDKVDYGNQLRQGICKAYSGILRGIKDQKSGLKVAADLVEFIEAVSEDESRDARVTSAAVDVLDQFGFMAESWKKGLISELGR